From a region of the Fischerella sp. JS2 genome:
- a CDS encoding ATP-binding response regulator: MWNLLSNAVKFTPCGGRVDIDLSIVRDQENSNLAESTQNFAQIQVTDTGIGIQSEFLPYVFESFRQADNTTTRDFGGLGLGLAIVRHLVELHGGTIDAQSMGEGQGATFIVKLPLLQDRNEKEKTNDSKNLSHLTSAPSVLAGLKVLVVDDEPDIRELLVFMLEQYRAIATTTASAEQALQVLVDSEQDLLISDVGMPNVNGYMLMRQIRASEVEQHRQIPAIALTGYARELDKKQAQSVGFQKSLAKPVELVELLTTIASLIGWRV, encoded by the coding sequence GTGTGGAATTTGCTATCTAATGCTGTCAAATTTACACCATGCGGTGGTCGAGTGGACATCGATCTGTCTATTGTCCGTGATCAAGAAAACTCTAATTTAGCAGAATCAACTCAAAACTTTGCTCAGATTCAAGTCACAGACACAGGCATAGGAATTCAGTCTGAATTTTTACCTTATGTTTTTGAATCTTTTCGCCAAGCAGATAACACTACAACCAGAGATTTTGGTGGGCTAGGTTTGGGACTGGCAATTGTTCGCCACTTAGTAGAACTCCACGGCGGGACTATCGATGCTCAAAGCATGGGAGAAGGGCAGGGAGCAACTTTCATTGTTAAACTACCACTTCTGCAAGATAGGAATGAGAAAGAGAAAACAAACGATTCAAAAAACCTTTCACATCTTACTTCTGCCCCTTCAGTTCTAGCAGGCTTAAAAGTTTTAGTGGTGGATGATGAACCTGATATTCGAGAACTGCTAGTTTTTATGCTGGAACAGTATAGAGCGATTGCCACTACCACTGCATCGGCTGAACAAGCATTACAAGTTCTGGTTGATTCAGAACAAGATTTACTCATCAGCGATGTTGGTATGCCAAATGTGAATGGTTATATGCTGATGCGTCAAATTAGAGCTAGTGAGGTAGAACAACATCGGCAGATTCCGGCGATCGCCTTAACTGGATACGCCCGTGAATTGGACAAAAAACAGGCGCAGTCAGTAGGTTTTCAAAAAAGCCTAGCCAAGCCTGTAGAGCTAGTAGAGTTACTTACAACTATTGCGAGTCTTATTGGATGGAGGGTATAA
- a CDS encoding DUF2079 domain-containing protein, with amino-acid sequence MLVFCLHRFYTFYASYDQGLFDQLFWNTIHGRIFQGSLSSGQSSAYTQDGQIQTVFYCHLGQHFVIDFLLWMPIYALFPTGATLVVLQVSLITAAGLVLYALCRHYLPPSIAILITASFYGANAVIGPTFANFYEHCQIPFFVFSLLLALEKRKWWLFWSFLILILGIREEAGIITFGIGLYLFLSRRYPRLGLAVCLISFSYVTVVTNVVMPLFSNDNSRLYLTARFDQYVPGNNSPSTLQLLWGIITHPKELIQSLFTPVDRRVKYFLGQWLPLAFIPVISPAAWTVAGPPLLVLLMQDGKSALAMSIRYALTVVPGLFYGTILWWSQHQEQFQPSFRRWWIRFIALSILFTITSNPNRAFYFLVPESTHPLVYVPLTRQWEHVGHIRSLMQYIKSDASVSATTFLLPHLATRLEIIRLPAVQLRLASGQIIDVDFAFADLWQLQQYQPASKGDRQKLQDLVAFIDQLLTQGKYGLVDVQDGVVLLQKKIISQPETITHWLEWKAEIQKNSNI; translated from the coding sequence ATGTTAGTTTTTTGCTTGCATCGCTTCTACACTTTCTACGCATCTTACGACCAAGGTCTTTTCGACCAGTTATTTTGGAACACCATACATGGACGCATCTTTCAAGGTTCTCTCTCTTCCGGTCAATCCAGTGCTTATACCCAAGATGGTCAAATACAGACAGTGTTCTACTGCCATTTAGGACAACACTTTGTCATTGATTTCTTGCTATGGATGCCCATATATGCATTATTTCCCACTGGCGCGACTCTTGTTGTTTTACAAGTTAGTTTAATAACTGCTGCGGGGTTAGTTTTGTATGCTCTATGTCGCCACTATTTACCTCCTTCTATAGCTATTTTAATCACTGCCAGTTTTTATGGAGCTAATGCTGTAATTGGACCAACTTTCGCAAATTTTTATGAGCATTGTCAGATTCCTTTCTTTGTTTTCTCTTTACTCTTGGCTTTAGAGAAACGTAAATGGTGGCTTTTTTGGAGCTTCCTAATTTTGATATTAGGAATACGGGAAGAAGCAGGAATAATTACTTTTGGTATTGGTCTTTATCTATTTTTAAGTCGTCGCTATCCACGCTTAGGTCTAGCTGTATGTCTAATTAGCTTCAGCTATGTCACAGTTGTGACAAATGTAGTTATGCCCTTGTTTTCTAATGATAATTCGCGACTCTACTTAACTGCTCGTTTTGATCAATATGTTCCAGGAAATAATAGCCCTAGTACTTTACAACTTCTGTGGGGGATTATTACCCATCCAAAAGAACTGATTCAGAGTTTGTTTACTCCGGTTGATAGACGAGTGAAATACTTTTTAGGTCAGTGGTTACCATTAGCTTTTATACCTGTAATATCACCAGCAGCTTGGACAGTTGCAGGACCTCCATTACTAGTGTTGTTGATGCAAGATGGTAAATCTGCTCTCGCTATGAGTATTCGTTATGCCCTAACTGTAGTTCCAGGCTTATTCTACGGCACAATTTTGTGGTGGTCTCAACATCAAGAGCAATTTCAACCAAGTTTTCGTCGTTGGTGGATAAGATTTATTGCACTATCAATTTTATTCACAATTACCTCTAATCCCAATCGTGCTTTTTATTTTTTAGTTCCAGAATCGACTCATCCTTTGGTCTATGTCCCTCTAACTCGTCAGTGGGAACATGTGGGGCATATCCGCTCATTAATGCAGTATATCAAGAGTGATGCTAGTGTTTCTGCAACTACTTTTCTGCTTCCACATTTAGCAACTCGTCTGGAAATCATTCGTTTACCAGCTGTACAGTTACGACTTGCTTCAGGACAAATTATAGACGTTGATTTTGCTTTTGCAGACTTGTGGCAACTGCAACAATATCAACCAGCCTCTAAAGGTGATCGCCAAAAATTACAAGATTTGGTAGCTTTTATTGATCAACTTTTAACTCAAGGAAAATATGGGCTTGTGGATGTACAAGATGGAGTTGTGTTGCTGCAAAAGAAAATTATCTCTCAACCTGAAACTATAACGCATTGGTTGGAATGGAAAGCAGAAATTCAAAAAAATAGCAATATTTAG
- a CDS encoding response regulator transcription factor encodes MEILIVEDKSEISRLIRFSLENEGFSCHSCSDGLQALQIIQEQQPDLIILDLMIPGLDGLELCARIRQKPGANDPYILMLTGKSEEMDRVIGLSTGADDYLVKPFSPKELVARVRALVRRSLRQPEKHQVYRTQHFIIDVEQHSALCQRNSNSSEILDLTNLEFNLLTTFVSNPNRVWNRTQLIDKLWGCEFCGDERVVDTLVARLRKKFEPDSANPIFIKTVTGVGYKFEDDPI; translated from the coding sequence ATGGAAATCCTAATTGTTGAGGATAAATCTGAAATTTCTCGGCTTATCCGGTTTTCTCTTGAAAACGAAGGATTTTCTTGCCATAGTTGCAGTGATGGTCTGCAAGCATTACAGATAATTCAGGAACAGCAACCAGATTTAATCATTCTAGACCTAATGATTCCTGGTCTGGATGGACTAGAACTATGTGCCAGAATTCGGCAAAAACCGGGTGCAAACGACCCCTATATCTTAATGTTGACTGGAAAGAGTGAGGAGATGGATCGTGTTATTGGTTTGTCCACTGGTGCTGATGATTACTTAGTCAAACCCTTTAGCCCTAAAGAGTTAGTTGCTAGAGTTCGAGCGCTTGTGCGACGTAGCTTGCGTCAACCAGAGAAACATCAAGTTTACCGCACCCAACATTTTATCATCGACGTGGAGCAACACTCTGCTTTGTGCCAGAGGAATTCTAATTCTTCTGAAATATTAGACTTAACAAACTTAGAATTCAACTTATTAACTACTTTTGTTAGCAATCCTAACCGAGTATGGAACCGCACTCAACTAATTGATAAATTGTGGGGTTGTGAATTTTGTGGTGATGAACGAGTAGTCGATACGCTTGTAGCACGGCTGCGGAAAAAATTTGAACCCGATTCGGCAAATCCTATTTTTATCAAAACAGTTACTGGTGTTGGCTATAAATTTGAAGATGACCCGATTTAG
- a CDS encoding sporulation protein YpjB yields the protein MNNSTKIIIVGSLLGSLGIADLAKAISANQPQLPVAVIPQHHSSTQMIVNKDKREKPDAPNDADTEVNDDKVPTSLSQVSEYGESVYDMAKANDWTKATANLTSLENTAKSLRTEIKSENKTELAQLDSKIAALKGAVTAKNRISAMHDANQVTLIAANITKEFKPKVPVEVTLLDYYGRELEIWSATGNTSKLKTTASQMRRTWNAVRPSILAHGGTTQVQKFDGLVASIEAAKSSKDYARLVTPVLDEVDNLEKVFK from the coding sequence ATGAATAACTCAACAAAAATTATTATTGTCGGCTCTTTACTTGGTAGTTTAGGTATCGCTGATTTGGCAAAAGCTATCTCTGCAAATCAACCCCAGTTACCTGTTGCAGTCATACCACAGCATCACAGCAGTACTCAAATGATTGTTAATAAGGATAAAAGAGAAAAGCCAGATGCACCTAATGATGCTGATACAGAGGTCAATGATGATAAAGTACCAACATCCCTTAGCCAAGTAAGTGAATATGGTGAAAGCGTCTACGATATGGCTAAAGCCAATGATTGGACAAAAGCTACAGCTAATCTTACCTCGCTCGAAAATACAGCAAAAAGTCTTCGTACAGAAATCAAGAGTGAAAATAAAACAGAATTAGCACAGTTGGATTCCAAAATAGCAGCACTCAAGGGTGCTGTCACCGCTAAAAATCGCATATCTGCAATGCACGATGCTAACCAAGTGACATTAATCGCTGCCAATATTACCAAGGAATTTAAACCAAAAGTACCAGTTGAGGTAACGCTACTTGACTACTATGGACGCGAGTTGGAAATTTGGTCAGCAACAGGAAATACAAGTAAGCTGAAAACAACTGCCTCACAGATGCGCCGCACCTGGAATGCTGTTAGACCATCTATCTTAGCGCATGGAGGAACTACACAAGTACAGAAATTTGATGGACTTGTTGCTAGTATTGAGGCGGCGAAATCATCTAAAGATTACGCTCGTCTCGTTACCCCTGTGCTAGATGAAGTAGATAATTTAGAGAAGGTCTTTAAATAG
- a CDS encoding EamA family transporter → MTLQEFILLLMSILTSVAGQFFLKMGAIKLGRVNMVNAINHILSIMTTPELLIGLTCYALSAVSYIMLLTRVNLSIAAPSTSLVYIFSVLLGYFIFREPIPLTRLAGISLVMSGVILLVWQK, encoded by the coding sequence ATGACCTTGCAAGAATTTATTCTACTACTAATGTCAATTTTAACCAGTGTGGCAGGACAGTTTTTCTTGAAAATGGGTGCAATTAAGTTGGGCAGAGTTAATATGGTAAACGCTATTAATCACATTCTTAGCATCATGACAACGCCTGAACTTTTAATAGGACTAACCTGTTATGCTCTGAGCGCTGTATCCTATATCATGCTCCTGACTAGAGTAAATCTAAGTATTGCTGCCCCATCTACATCATTAGTCTATATTTTCTCTGTCTTGTTGGGTTACTTTATATTTAGGGAACCAATTCCCCTGACACGTCTAGCAGGCATCAGCTTAGTTATGAGTGGAGTAATATTGTTAGTCTGGCAGAAGTAA
- a CDS encoding glycosyltransferase family 39 protein — translation MKLIFTRAIEYWLINPGKRPFLALTSSVIWLLVIAWVAFFWHLGSIGLIDETEPLFAEASRQMIVTGDWITPYFNGETRFDKPILIYWCQALAYLIFGVNELAVRIPSALAALGLICLLFWTLQSVQITPQRQPLTAPLGAAIMAFNPETVVWARTGVSDMLLTSCMASALLCFFLGYAQPLKPAVQARWFLACYVLVALAVLTKGPVGIVIPGIIIGTFLLYLGNWRSVLREMRLFWGFLIIVAIALPWYVLVTLRNGSAFINSFFMYHNIERFTSVVNNHSAPWYFYFLVVLLGFAPWSIYLPATMVESRFWQRKYWCEQERSSQLSLFALFWFFCIFGFFTIAVTKLPSYVLPLMPAAAILVTLLWNNELDSKFLYCSSWVNVAFLWISSVATTFLPLFLNHDPSMPYVSLIIRNSNIPRVGVVIWGIAAVLGIVGLLRHQWRWLLGINLLAFIVFLIFVITPTMLVMDYDRQLPLRQLSAIVVRVQQPHEELLMLGFKKPSVTFYTHRHVTYISQSEKAVKYIENEIVTKPHPSTVLIISEIEMLQRMKLQPFEYKNIAQAGAYELVRVVKKN, via the coding sequence ATGAAATTGATTTTTACCCGCGCAATTGAATATTGGTTAATTAACCCAGGAAAGCGTCCATTTTTAGCTTTGACTTCATCAGTTATATGGTTGTTGGTAATCGCCTGGGTAGCATTCTTTTGGCATTTGGGTAGTATTGGTTTGATTGACGAAACGGAACCACTGTTTGCGGAAGCCTCCCGGCAAATGATCGTAACAGGAGATTGGATCACACCATATTTCAATGGTGAAACTCGTTTTGATAAACCCATCTTGATTTACTGGTGTCAAGCTTTAGCTTATTTGATTTTTGGAGTCAATGAATTGGCAGTGCGTATTCCTTCTGCCTTGGCAGCACTAGGGTTAATTTGCTTACTGTTTTGGACTTTGCAATCGGTGCAAATAACACCTCAACGACAGCCTTTAACTGCCCCTTTAGGAGCAGCTATCATGGCATTCAATCCCGAAACCGTGGTTTGGGCGCGGACTGGTGTCTCTGATATGCTACTGACTAGTTGTATGGCATCAGCTTTATTATGCTTTTTTCTTGGATATGCCCAACCGTTGAAACCCGCAGTCCAAGCAAGATGGTTTTTAGCTTGTTATGTGTTAGTGGCCTTAGCAGTTTTGACCAAAGGGCCTGTAGGAATCGTCATACCAGGAATCATTATTGGTACATTTTTACTTTATTTGGGTAACTGGCGCTCTGTGTTGAGGGAAATGCGCCTTTTTTGGGGCTTTTTGATAATCGTGGCGATCGCATTACCTTGGTATGTGCTAGTTACTTTACGAAATGGTAGTGCTTTTATTAACTCATTTTTTATGTATCACAATATCGAACGTTTTACGAGTGTAGTTAATAATCATTCAGCACCTTGGTATTTTTATTTTCTAGTTGTATTATTAGGTTTTGCGCCTTGGTCAATTTATTTACCAGCAACAATGGTAGAATCGCGATTTTGGCAGCGTAAATACTGGTGTGAGCAAGAACGTTCTAGCCAACTTAGTTTATTCGCTTTGTTTTGGTTTTTCTGCATTTTCGGCTTTTTTACTATTGCCGTCACCAAATTACCCAGTTACGTCTTGCCTTTAATGCCAGCAGCAGCAATTTTGGTAACACTGCTGTGGAACAATGAACTTGACTCAAAATTTTTGTACTGTAGTAGTTGGGTAAATGTGGCGTTTCTGTGGATAAGTTCGGTAGCCACCACATTTCTACCCTTGTTTCTCAACCATGACCCATCAATGCCCTATGTGTCCCTCATCATCCGAAATTCAAACATACCAAGAGTAGGAGTTGTAATTTGGGGAATAGCAGCAGTTTTAGGAATAGTTGGACTGTTACGTCACCAATGGCGTTGGTTGCTGGGTATTAATTTGCTGGCATTCATAGTATTTTTAATTTTTGTCATTACTCCAACTATGTTGGTAATGGATTATGACCGTCAGCTACCTTTACGACAGTTGTCTGCGATAGTTGTCAGAGTACAGCAGCCTCACGAAGAATTACTTATGCTTGGTTTCAAAAAGCCTAGCGTGACGTTCTACACTCATCGTCACGTTACTTATATTAGCCAGAGTGAAAAAGCTGTAAAGTACATTGAAAACGAGATTGTAACAAAACCACACCCTTCCACAGTTTTAATAATTTCAGAAATCGAAATGCTTCAGAGGATGAAGTTACAACCTTTTGAATATAAAAATATAGCCCAAGCAGGTGCTTATGAGTTAGTTCGTGTTGTCAAAAAAAATTAA
- a CDS encoding glycosyltransferase, with translation MRNISVILPLYNEVECIDITWKNLLDFSYHHPDFHFIFVDDGSTDKSKEVLTKNLENTKLSYIKFISYDKNRGKGYAVKKGLEYAYGDFICYIDSDLAYSLEHLELIVEKLEYFDMVIGSRSLVSQNIKVLSLSRKVAGKTFNYLSRYILDLPFKDMQAGIKGFKKDVAEELFKRQLVTSFSFDVELIYLAKKEGYQIGEIPAIVSETHLYKSSKVNLFKNSLEMFLDLLTIKYNDFMGKYE, from the coding sequence ATGAGGAATATTTCAGTTATATTACCTCTCTATAACGAAGTAGAATGTATAGACATAACTTGGAAAAATTTACTAGATTTTTCCTATCACCATCCAGATTTTCATTTTATTTTTGTCGATGATGGTTCTACAGATAAAAGCAAAGAAGTTTTAACAAAAAACTTAGAAAATACTAAACTTAGTTATATAAAATTTATTTCTTATGACAAGAATAGAGGTAAAGGATATGCAGTGAAAAAAGGTCTAGAATATGCCTACGGTGATTTTATTTGCTATATTGATAGTGATTTGGCTTATTCCCTCGAACATCTAGAGCTTATAGTCGAAAAATTGGAGTATTTTGATATGGTCATTGGTAGTAGGAGTTTAGTATCGCAGAATATCAAAGTCTTAAGTTTAAGTAGGAAAGTTGCTGGTAAAACTTTTAACTATCTTTCAAGATATATACTTGACTTACCCTTTAAAGATATGCAGGCAGGAATTAAAGGATTTAAGAAAGATGTGGCGGAAGAGCTATTTAAAAGACAATTAGTAACGAGCTTTTCCTTTGATGTTGAACTCATATATTTAGCAAAAAAAGAGGGATATCAGATTGGAGAAATACCTGCTATAGTATCAGAAACTCATCTGTATAAATCTTCAAAAGTTAATTTGTTTAAAAATTCTTTAGAAATGTTTTTGGATTTATTAACAATAAAATATAATGATTTTATGGGTAAATATGAGTAG
- a CDS encoding peptidoglycan-binding domain-containing protein, translating into MTSKFVRFALSIAALSPLLFSSLAPANAQAFTTQIRKTGTHVSMQEHPKNVNATKSMHSTTAASKSTKLISYSPQTAPILRLGSRGKAVREIQAFLKTQKLYNGSVDGVYSRNTRSAVIAFQKSHDLKADGVVGAKTWSEIIH; encoded by the coding sequence ATGACTAGTAAATTTGTGAGATTTGCTTTATCTATTGCTGCCTTAAGTCCATTGTTATTCTCTTCCTTAGCACCAGCCAATGCTCAAGCATTTACCACACAAATACGAAAAACAGGCACACATGTTTCAATGCAGGAGCATCCCAAAAATGTCAATGCTACTAAATCGATGCATTCAACCACAGCAGCTTCCAAATCAACTAAACTCATTAGTTATTCGCCTCAAACAGCACCAATTCTCCGATTAGGAAGCCGAGGCAAAGCAGTAAGAGAGATTCAGGCATTCTTGAAAACACAAAAGCTCTACAATGGATCAGTTGATGGAGTTTACAGTAGAAATACACGTTCTGCCGTTATTGCTTTTCAAAAGTCTCATGATTTGAAAGCTGACGGAGTTGTTGGAGCAAAAACCTGGTCTGAGATAATTCACTAA
- a CDS encoding DUF2127 domain-containing protein has translation MMKKHPPGLIAIVIYKGFVALLLTTTSIVLILALKKHDALVIFSESYVLEGKREVIDWVLGKIINIKPQTLKISGISTGIYAIVTAIEAISLWYERTWAKILVIGLISTSIPPEIFELIKSLSLLKILVFIVNIAVSWYLICHFYKH, from the coding sequence ATGATGAAGAAACATCCTCCAGGTTTAATAGCAATTGTGATTTATAAAGGCTTCGTTGCTCTACTTCTTACAACTACATCTATCGTTCTAATTTTAGCTTTGAAAAAGCATGATGCTTTAGTAATATTTTCTGAGTCTTATGTATTAGAAGGTAAACGCGAAGTTATTGATTGGGTACTAGGAAAAATTATCAATATCAAACCACAAACATTAAAAATAAGCGGTATATCTACTGGAATATATGCAATTGTAACAGCTATTGAAGCTATTAGCTTGTGGTATGAAAGAACCTGGGCAAAAATTTTAGTTATTGGCTTAATTAGTACTAGTATTCCTCCAGAAATTTTTGAATTAATTAAAAGTTTATCTTTATTAAAAATATTAGTTTTTATAGTAAATATTGCTGTATCATGGTATTTAATATGTCACTTTTATAAGCATTAA
- a CDS encoding HAMP domain-containing histidine kinase, whose product MFERIRRRLLLSYLIVLSLILGGFAIAVRIVFTHSLLKQQTEKLAALAQVAAANAEFDNGRIKIENDLPQDKLFENHQGLNWFDHKGNLIGKQGNDVFNLPIPVTEGKQINTVGKNRIQSVTLPIISSDDKQFIGYIRASQSLEEFDETLNKLDWGLGGGIVVALIISSVGGVWLTRQAMQPIEESFERLKQFTADASHELRSPLMAIKSNAGVALKYPEGIREADAEKFQAISSATNQMTRLTEDLLFLARHDNIPNQSKETVNLSSILNDLVQLYEPQASAKQINFKSQLSEKLYLLGDVNRLARLFTNLIQNAIHYTPSEGTVKIIANHSTSYIVVNVQDTGVGIAPEDLEKIFERFWRADKSRSYNSGGSGLGLAIAQAIAQNHGGLITVTSQIGVGSCFTVRLPLIISVFN is encoded by the coding sequence ATGTTTGAGAGAATTCGCCGTCGTTTACTTTTGTCTTACTTAATAGTATTATCATTAATTCTAGGTGGATTTGCAATTGCTGTTCGGATTGTCTTTACCCATAGCCTCCTCAAACAACAAACAGAGAAACTTGCTGCCTTAGCACAAGTTGCTGCTGCTAATGCAGAGTTTGATAACGGGAGAATTAAAATTGAAAATGACTTACCTCAAGACAAATTATTTGAAAATCATCAAGGGTTAAACTGGTTTGATCATAAAGGTAATCTGATTGGAAAACAAGGAAATGATGTTTTCAATTTACCTATTCCCGTGACAGAAGGAAAACAAATTAATACAGTTGGTAAAAATCGTATTCAGTCTGTCACTTTACCAATTATTAGTAGTGACGATAAACAATTTATTGGATATATAAGAGCTAGTCAATCTTTAGAAGAATTTGACGAAACTTTAAATAAATTAGATTGGGGTTTAGGCGGTGGAATAGTTGTAGCTTTGATTATTAGCAGTGTTGGTGGAGTTTGGTTGACTCGTCAAGCGATGCAACCAATTGAAGAAAGCTTTGAACGGTTAAAACAGTTTACTGCTGATGCTTCCCATGAACTCCGTAGTCCTTTAATGGCGATTAAAAGTAATGCAGGGGTAGCACTAAAGTATCCAGAAGGAATACGAGAAGCTGATGCTGAAAAATTTCAGGCTATTTCTAGTGCTACGAACCAAATGACTCGCCTCACTGAAGATTTACTATTTTTAGCTCGTCATGATAATATTCCTAACCAAAGTAAAGAAACTGTTAATCTTAGTTCAATTTTAAATGACTTAGTGCAACTATATGAGCCACAGGCGAGCGCTAAACAAATCAATTTTAAAAGTCAATTATCTGAGAAGCTTTATCTATTAGGTGATGTAAATCGGTTAGCACGATTATTTACTAACTTGATTCAAAATGCTATCCACTACACACCATCAGAAGGGACAGTAAAAATCATAGCTAATCATAGTACTTCCTATATAGTTGTTAATGTTCAAGATACGGGTGTAGGAATTGCACCAGAAGATTTGGAAAAAATTTTTGAGCGTTTTTGGCGAGCAGATAAATCACGTTCTTATAATTCTGGTGGTTCCGGTTTAGGGTTAGCTATTGCTCAAGCGATCGCTCAAAATCATGGTGGACTAATCACTGTCACAAGTCAGATAGGAGTTGGTAGTTGTTTTACAGTGCGTTTACCTTTAATAATAAGTGTATTTAATTAA
- a CDS encoding PAS domain S-box protein, translating into MAETVANETQTILAQWQQGRRQLFDCLFHTQDGSNLWAIVSTTPIFTSQGDFNGVLLMLSDITERKQVEAERTLLLAPEQSARAQAEAANRSKDEFLAILSYELRSPLNPILGWVEILQGQKLDQDTTLLIMLCKLLNVTPNCKLN; encoded by the coding sequence GTGGCTGAAACGGTTGCGAATGAAACCCAGACAATCTTAGCCCAATGGCAGCAAGGCAGGAGACAGCTATTTGATTGTCTTTTTCACACTCAAGATGGTTCTAATTTGTGGGCAATTGTTTCCACTACGCCCATTTTTACTAGTCAGGGCGATTTTAATGGCGTACTTTTAATGTTAAGTGACATTACTGAGCGCAAACAGGTAGAAGCAGAAAGAACCCTATTGCTGGCGCCAGAACAGTCCGCACGAGCACAAGCAGAAGCTGCAAATCGTAGTAAAGATGAATTTCTGGCAATTCTTTCTTATGAATTGCGATCGCCTCTTAACCCAATTCTAGGTTGGGTAGAAATACTACAAGGCCAAAAATTAGACCAAGATACTACTCTACTAATTATGCTCTGCAAACTATTGAACGTAACGCCAAATTGCAAACTAAATTGA
- a CDS encoding polysaccharide deacetylase family protein — MSSYILLSFDIEEFDIPEEYGEKLEDKVKFEVSFNGLKVIISLLEQLNINATFFVTANFTAYHGSIIQEIASKHEIASHGFYHSSFRIEDLKKSRLFLEELTGNKVTGFRMPRLSKIDEREIKIAGYEYNSSINPTYIPGRYNNFFKPRTAYYSNNLLNIPVSVTPLIRFPLFWLSFKNLPFWLIKLMSKVTIQHDNYLNIYFHPWEFIDINSFSLPNYIKRYSGESMIIKLEKYLIWLKEQGDFIYFSEFKQKIIYNLLD; from the coding sequence ATGAGTAGTTATATTTTATTAAGTTTTGATATTGAAGAATTTGATATTCCGGAAGAATATGGAGAAAAACTTGAAGATAAAGTCAAGTTTGAAGTTTCGTTCAATGGTTTAAAAGTAATCATTTCCTTATTGGAGCAATTAAATATAAATGCCACTTTTTTTGTTACTGCAAATTTTACTGCTTATCATGGATCTATAATTCAAGAAATAGCCAGCAAGCATGAAATAGCCTCTCATGGATTTTATCACTCTAGTTTTCGGATAGAAGATTTAAAAAAATCACGATTATTTTTGGAAGAACTGACAGGTAATAAAGTTACAGGTTTTAGAATGCCTCGACTCAGTAAAATCGATGAGCGAGAAATAAAAATAGCTGGATATGAATATAATTCTTCAATTAATCCTACTTATATTCCTGGAAGATATAACAATTTTTTTAAACCTAGAACGGCATACTACTCAAATAATCTACTTAATATTCCAGTTTCAGTAACACCCCTTATACGGTTTCCTTTATTTTGGTTGAGTTTTAAAAATTTGCCATTTTGGTTAATCAAGTTAATGTCTAAAGTAACCATACAACATGATAATTATTTAAACATCTACTTTCATCCTTGGGAGTTCATAGACATAAACAGCTTTTCTCTGCCTAATTACATCAAAAGATATTCTGGCGAGTCAATGATTATCAAGTTAGAAAAATATCTGATATGGCTCAAAGAGCAAGGAGATTTTATATATTTTTCGGAGTTTAAACAAAAGATAATTTATAACCTTTTAGATTAA